The following proteins are encoded in a genomic region of Brachypodium distachyon strain Bd21 chromosome 1, Brachypodium_distachyon_v3.0, whole genome shotgun sequence:
- the LOC100841204 gene encoding protein FLC EXPRESSOR: MAARRGPHVISLHDAAPALLGRAPQHPSASARDESSPGVLALHPRGGGGIAQHPAVAALEDRIVDRDRDIQEFLVDNQRFAATHVALQQQLISAQHELRAVSYAGTKARAEREAEVFAIADQAARMEAEARSVAAARAEVEQVHADVRVLAASRSELMDRLNALREQLGRAQAESAKADNVRAQLETMRREIQKGRAAVEFEKKAHADNLQQSKAMEKNMISVASEIERLRGELVNAQKRVTAVTTAAAAVSNPGYAAPYGSSEAAYAASYGNPEAAYAATYGNAEATYAAAYVNADAYNTNQAQTRPDGNPRYMAPPVHYAQYEGQQHNTVQR; encoded by the exons atggccgcccgccgcggcccccACGTAATAAGCCTCCACGACGCCGCCCCGGCGCTCCTCGGCCGCGCGCCGCAGCACCcgtccgcctccgcccgcgACGAGTCCTCGCCCGGcgtcctcgccctccacccgcgcggcggcgggggaatCGCCCAGCACCCGGCCGTCGCGGCCCTCGAGGACCGCATCGTCGACCGGGACCGCGACATCCAGGAGTTCCTCGTCGACAACCAGCGGTTCGCCGCCACCCACGTCGCgctccagcagcagctcaTCAGCGCGCAGCACGAGCTCCGGGCGGTCTCTTACGCCGGCACCAAGGCCCGCGCCGAGCGCGAGGCCGAGGTCTTCGCCATCGCAGACCAGGCCGCGCGCATGGAGGCCGAGGCCCGGAGCGtcgccgcggcgcgcgcggaggTCGAGCAGGTCCACGCCGACGTGCGGGTGCTCGCTGCGTCGCGCAGCGAACTCATGGACCGGCTCAATGCGCTCCGCGAGCAGCTAGGGCGCGCGCAGGCTGAATCGGCGAAGGCCGATAACGTCCGCGCGCAGCTTGAGACCATGCGCCGGGAGATCCAGAAGGGCAG GGCTGCGGTTGAATTCGAAAAGAAGGCACACGCTGATAATCTTCAGCAAAGTAAAGCAATGGAGAAAAATATGATTTCTGTGGCTAGTGAGATTGAGAGACTTCGGGGCGAGCTTGTAAATGCTCAAAAGCGGGTCACTGCTGTcaccacagcagcagcagctgtaTCTAACCCTG GGTATGCTGCACCATATGGCAGTTCTGAGGCAGCATATGCAGCATCCTATGGCAATCCTGAGGCAGCATACGCTGCAACATATGGCAATGCTGAGGCAACATATGCCGCAGCATATGTCAATGCTGATGCTTATAATACTAATCAG GCCCAAACTCGCCCCGATGGCAATCCTCGTTACATGGCTCCACCGGTGCACTATGCTCAGTATGAGGGTCAGCAGCACAACACCGTGCAAAGATGA
- the LOC100831816 gene encoding multiple inositol polyphosphate phosphatase 1 has protein sequence MAPSTSLPFLLLLGALLAVALLSSAAEPEAFDVRRHLSTVTRYDVARGSNSMVSAPSISDQCRVIHLNLVARHGTRAPTKKRIKELDRLAVRLGALVNEAKQGPDSDSLKKIPSWIEGWESRWKGRVKGGELVSEGEEELFNFANRVKERFQGLFDEEYHPDVYSIRATQVPRASASAVAFGLGLLSGKGKLGEGKNRAFSVLSESRASDICLRFFDSCQTYKDYRKRKEPDVEKQKEPILEIVTSALVNRYHLNFTKQDVSSLWFLCKQEASLLNITNQACQLFNEAEVYFMEWTDDLEGFVLKGYGESINYKMGLPLLKDVVQSMEEAIIAKEENHPDGTYEKARLRFAHAETVVPFTCLLGLFLEGSDFEKIQREEPLDLPPVPPQTRNWKGSVVAPFASNNMLVLYQCPGKINGGKVSQDQNSSYFVQVLHNEAPVSMPGCGNKDFCPFDEFKEKIVQPHVKHDFDVLCKIKKPVVTEEPSSFSSKLSNFFLASFSRKGYHVKAQDMKTEL, from the exons ATGGCTCCGAGCACGTCtcttcccttcctcctcctcctcggcgcgctCCTCGCGGTCGCTCTCCTCTCGTCGGCGGCCGAGCCTGAGGCGTTCGAcgtccgccgccacctctccaCCGTCACCAG GTACGATGTGGCCAGAGGGTCCAACAGTATGGTCTCCGCGCCGTCTATCTCGGATCAGTGCCGCGTGATCCACCTCAATCTCGTT GCAAGACATGGGACTCGTGCTCCTACCAAAAAGAGGATCAAGGAGTTGGATAGGCTGGCGGTTCGTCTGGGAGCTCTTGTGAATGAGGCAAAACAAGGACCTGACAGTGATTCTCTGAAGAAAATCCCGTCCTGGATAGAGGGATGGGAGTCACGTTGGAAGGGTAGGGTGAAAGGCGGTGAGCTGGTTAGTGAAGGCGAGGAAGAGTTGTTCAATTTTGCTAACAGAGTGAAGGAGAGATTTCAAGGCCTTTTTGATGAAGAATATCACCCGGACGTATACTCAATAAGAGCAACTCAG GTTCCTCGAGCATCAGCTAGTGCAGTAGCATTTGGTTTGGGATTACTTTCTGGGAAAGGAAAACTTGGAGAAGGGAAAAACCGCGCCTTCTCTGTTCTGAGTGAGAGTCGTGCAAGTGATATTTGTCTGCGATTCTTCGATAGCTGTCAAACATACAAG GactacagaaaaagaaaggagccTGATGTTGAGAAGCAAAAGGAACCAATTCTAGAAATCGTCACGTCTGCTCTAGTCAACCGTTATCACCTCAATTTTACAAAACAAGATGTTTCTTCGCTCTGGTTCCTTTGCAAACAG GAAGCATCCTTACTGAATATAACCAATCAAGCTTGTCAACTTTTCAATGAAGCTGAG GTTTATTTTATGGAGTGGACAGATGATTTGGAGGGTTTTGTCCTTAAAGGTTATGGTGAGTCAATAAACTATAAAATGGGACTACCATTGCTCAAGGATGTTGTCCAGTCAATGGAAGAAGCAATCATAGCTAAAGAAG AAAACCACCCTGATGGTACATATGAGAAGGCAAGGCTCCGATTTGCACATGCAGAAACTGTTGTTCCTTTCACATGCCTCCTTGGTCTTTTCCTGGAAGGATCAG ATTTTGAGAAGATACAGCGGGAGGAACCATTGGATCTACCTCCTGTGCCACCACAGACAAGAAATTGGAAGGGCAGTGTTGTAGCACCTTTTGCTAGCAACAATATGTTGGTTTTATACCAATGCCCTGGCAAAATTAATGGCGGCAAAGTATCTCAGGATCAAAACAGCTCTTACTTTGTACAGGTTCTACACAATGAAGCCCCAGTTTCTATGCCA GGCTGTGGCAACAAGGATTTCTGTCCATTTGACGAGTTCAAG GAAAAGATAGTCCAGCCGCATGTGAAGCATGACTTCGATGTGCTATGCAAGATAAAGAAACCCGTGGTAACAGAGGAGCCATCCTCTTTCAGCTCCAAGCTGTCGAACTTTTTTCTGGCTTCCTTCTCCCGGAAAGGGTACCATGTTAAGGCACAGGACATGAAGACTGAGTTGTAA
- the LOC100842729 gene encoding protein trichome birefringence-like 32, with the protein MAKTLLAILALAAPFLLAAAQGEGGGRPERLPFAVGASPEGCDVGVGEWVRDEAARPLYEEASCPYIPQELTCQAHGRPDAAYQNWRWQPRGCGELPSFNATVMLEMLRGKRMLFVGDSLNRGQYVSLLCLLHRAIPEGSRSFETIDALSIFRAKDYDATIEFYWAPLLAESNSDAAVEHRLEERVIRGAPMDRHSRFWKGADVLVFNSYLWWTTGTKIQILRGADNDMSKDIVEMPAEEAYRLVLHQVANWLDANVDPSKSRVLFVTASPTHGGGKGNDCYGQKTPITGDEHASYTSRAMLKVADEVLGGSRSRRAVVPVGVVNVTRMSEYRRDAHTQVYREQWGKTGVAGKQEQSDADCTHWCLPGVPDAWNELLYWKLFFPAADDQAL; encoded by the exons ATGGCGAAGACGCTCCTCGCCatcctcgccctggccgcgcccttcctcctcgccgccgcccag GGCGAGGGCGGGGGGAGGCCGGAGCGGCTGCCGTTCGCGGTGGGGGCGTCGCCGGAGGGCTGCGACGTCGGGGTCGGCGAATGGGTGCGcgacgaggcggcgcggccgctGTACGAGGAGGCCTCCTGCCCTTACATCCCGCAGGAGCTCACCTGCCAGGCGCACGGCCGCCCCGACGCCGCGTACCAGAACTGGCGCTGGCAGCCCCGCGGCTGCGGCGAGCTCCCCAG CTTCAACGCGACGGTGATGCTGGAGATGCTGCGCGGGAAGCGGATGCTGTTCGTGGGCGACTCCCTGAACCGCGGGCAGTACGTCTCCCTGCTCTGCCTCCTTCACCGGGCCATCCCTGAGGGGTCCAGGTCCTTCGAGACCATCGACGCCCTCAGCATCTTCAGAGCAAAG GACTACGACGCCACGATCGAGTTCTACtgggcgccgctgctggcggAGTCCAACTCGGACGCCGCCGTGGAGCACCGGCTGGAGGAGCGCGTGATCCGCGGCGCGCCCATGGACAGGCACTCCCGCTTCTGGAAGGGCGCCGACGTGCTCGTCTTCAACTCCTACCTCTGGTGGACCACGGGGACCAAGATCCAGATCCT GAGAGGCGCGGACAACGACATGAGCAAGGACATCGTGGAgatgccggcggaggaggcgtaCCGGCTGGTGCTGCACCAGGTGGCCAACTGGCTGGACGCCAACGTGGATCCCAGCAAGTCCCGGGTCTTGTTCGTGACGGCGTCCCCGAcccacggcggcggcaagggcaaCGACTGCTACGGCCAGAAGACGCCCATCACGGGCGACGAGCACGCATCCTACACGAGCCGGGCGATGCTGAAGGTGGCCGACGAGGTGCTGGGCGGGTCGAGGAGCAGGAgggcggtggtgccggtgGGCGTGGTGAACGTGACCCGGATGTCCGAGTACCGCCGGGACGCGCACACGCAGGTGTACAGGGAGCAGTGGGGCAAGACGGGGGTGGCCGGGAAGCAGGAGCAGAGCGACGCGGACTGCACGCACTGGTGCCTCCCCGGCGTGCCGGACGCATGGAATGAGCTGCTCTACTGGAagctcttcttccccgccgccgatgACCAGGCCCTCTGA
- the LOC100840160 gene encoding cinnamoyl-CoA reductase 1 has product MATGGSVAEAGAKKAETVLVTGASGFIGSWVVRLLLARGYSVHAAVLNPDDKAETDHLLALAGGGEEGRLRFFRCDLLDGAAMLAAARGCSGVLHLASPCTVDAVLDPQKELMVPAVEGTLNVLRAAKAAGGVRRVVVTSSISAIVPSPGWPAGEVRDERCWTDVDYCQKNGVWYPASKTLAEKAAWKFAEENELDVVVVNPGTVLGLMIPPTVNASMAMFLHLLEGCTEEYADFFMGAVHVEDVALAHILLYENPSASGRHLCVESIAHWSDFASKVAELYPNYKVPKFPEDTQPGLVRVEAASKKLIGLGMHFRPVEKIIGDAVESLRSRGCIS; this is encoded by the exons ATGGCGACCGGCGGATCAGTAGCGGAAGCGGGAGCCAAGAAGGCGGAGACGGTTCTAGTAACCGGCGCGAGCGGCTTCATCGGCTCGTGGGTGgtgcgcctcctcctcgcccgcgGCTACTCCGtccacgccgccgtcctcaACCCCG ATGACAAGGCGGAGACGGACcacctcctcgcgctcgccggcggcggcgaagagggGCGGCTACGCTTCTTCCGCTGCGacctcctcgacggcgccgccaTGCTCGCCGCGGCCCGCGGATGCTCCGGGGTGCTCCACCTCGCGTCCCCCTGCACCGTCGACGCCGTCCTTGATCCGCAGAAGGAGCTGATGGTGCCGGCGGTGGAGGGGACGCTGAACGTGCTGCGCGCGGCCAAGGCGGCCGGGGGAGTGCGCCGGGTGGTGGTCACCTCGTCCATCTCCGCCATCGTTCCCAGCCCCgggtggccggccggcgaggTCCGGGACGAGCGCTGCTGGACCGACGTCGACTACTGCCAGAAGAACGGG GTCTGGTACCCTGCTTCAAAAACATTGGCAGAAAAGGCAGCATGGAAGTTTGCGGAGGAGAATGAACTTGATGTGGTAGTTGTCAACCCAGGGACGGTTTTGGGCCTGATGATTCCGCCAACCGTTAATGCTAGCATGGCCATGTTCCTTCACTTGCTTGAAG GTTGCACCGAGGAGTATGCAGATTTCTTCATGGGCGCAGTCCATGTGGAAGATGTTGCCCTAGCCCACATTCTGCTGTATGAGAACCCATCGGCATCTGGGAGGCACCTCTGCGTGGAGTCCATCGCTCACTGGAGCGACTTCGCATCCAAAGTCGCCGAGCTCTACCCCAACTACAAAGTCCCCAA ATTCCCCGAGGACACGCAGCCTGGGCTGGTGAGAGTGGAGGCAGCATCGAAGAAGCTGATCGGGTTGGGTATGCACTTCAGGCCGGTGGAGAAGATCATCGGGGACGCGGTGGAGAGCCTCAGGAGCAGAGGCTGCATCTCCTAG